One genomic segment of Deltaproteobacteria bacterium includes these proteins:
- a CDS encoding periplasmic heavy metal sensor, which yields MSNKLPLFVRSLPLALGLLAFSPWQPVVHAQDRVFFHRPGPPGGMMGDGPGMMLPMMLKKLNLTPEQDARVQEIMGAHKDTFKSLFTQLKTAHEDMAGRFFAPGSLTAADLASQTTNVKQLREQLMNEGIKVALEVREVLTPEQLAKGEELRKKMEAMHEQMRSMMEDEE from the coding sequence ATGAGTAACAAGTTGCCCTTGTTCGTTCGAAGCCTACCGCTTGCGCTTGGGCTACTCGCTTTCAGCCCCTGGCAACCAGTGGTGCATGCTCAAGACCGTGTCTTCTTCCATCGCCCCGGCCCGCCCGGCGGCATGATGGGCGACGGTCCCGGCATGATGCTCCCCATGATGCTAAAGAAGCTGAATTTGACACCCGAGCAAGATGCGCGCGTGCAAGAAATCATGGGCGCTCACAAAGACACCTTCAAGTCGCTCTTCACGCAACTCAAAACCGCCCATGAGGACATGGCTGGTCGTTTCTTTGCCCCAGGTAGTCTGACTGCTGCCGACCTCGCGTCGCAGACAACGAATGTCAAACAGCTTCGCGAGCAGCTCATGAACGAAGGCATCAAAGTGGCACTGGAAGTGCGCGAGGTGCTCACGCCGGAACAACTCGCGAAAGGGGAAGAGTTAAGAAAGAAGATGGAAGCCATGCACGAACAGATGCGTAGCATGATGGAAGACGAGGAGTAG
- a CDS encoding sigma-70 family RNA polymerase sigma factor, which yields MHSAAVTKDASPDCEALCRAQYGRVLQLCRFLLSDRAEAEEIAQEVFLKLVRQWQTDVQVRSWEAWLTRVTVNACRDRQRSAWWKWWRKRSREFQELELPSTQLTPEQHALSREQQQHVWLRFRALSSRQREVFVLRRLEGLSSEEVATALGLSSGSVKRHLFLALRHLQKALGDLS from the coding sequence ATGCATTCTGCAGCAGTCACGAAAGACGCCTCTCCCGACTGTGAAGCCCTCTGCCGTGCGCAATACGGCAGGGTGCTCCAGCTCTGTCGCTTCCTCTTGTCAGACCGAGCAGAAGCCGAGGAAATCGCGCAGGAAGTCTTCCTGAAGCTGGTGCGCCAGTGGCAAACGGACGTCCAGGTGCGGTCTTGGGAAGCCTGGCTGACGCGAGTCACCGTGAATGCGTGTCGAGATCGCCAGCGTTCAGCCTGGTGGAAATGGTGGCGCAAAAGAAGCAGGGAATTCCAGGAACTTGAACTGCCGAGCACGCAACTCACCCCCGAACAACATGCGCTCAGTCGCGAACAGCAACAACACGTCTGGCTCAGATTTCGCGCCCTGTCCTCTCGGCAACGAGAAGTTTTCGTCCTGAGACGATTAGAAGGCTTATCGAGTGAAGAAGTCGCCACCGCGCTGGGACTCTCCTCTGGAAGCGTCAAACGCCACCTCTTTCTCGCACTTCGCCACTTACAGAAAGCGCTAGGAGACCTCTCATGA